In Primulina eburnea isolate SZY01 chromosome 3, ASM2296580v1, whole genome shotgun sequence, one DNA window encodes the following:
- the LOC140827326 gene encoding uncharacterized protein, producing MTMNFLSKSQEEKDLLERSTKKSKIATEHRVVGSDDVNMVIETPKATTIEMKQSTFKETLLGTQANDLPNRYKENDGFISDDDLYGEYEEDEGCPVIKISQEEKRRLRRPWQQTLIVKVMGRCYEFAKYGGPWLVLDHYLIVKEWYPNFDPLSDNTEKVLVWVRFPCLPIEYYDTDFLMKIGSKIGRPIRVDQATSLVSRGKFARICVEVDINKPLLAKFMLRRKVRKIEYEGIHLICFTCGVYGHRQGECKASKAAENFDGAAAQSTNERGEHSKDPIEPNRKVLIPAEVTETFGPWMMVSRPSRKFDKNRFGRPDNFGKQNNTRGPENIPIHHNGVHHSSFEILGEEANHDMGLNADGPEKHYDNPTLTGHLEGKGRRPNVQVNYKEVHTHNNDKSNSIIDEKQRHHLNNRGRQGYHYRARHAEEEHVLVRGSHGGTHITREVIHNKPSQDSWETDILLEEDLVDEHHQDPPLITRHPGDEDVMEHDADNGENDVVKETLCNINPLDFYMNLMVWNCQGAASKDLNRYLKDMIKYHNPKIVGLLEPRVSGTHADAICNKMKYENWVRVEAVGFSGGIWIFWNDDVTLEILYSHPQFVLARVETNNSVPWFLTIVYGSPNPTLRKRLWQDLTKENLNIQGSWLSVGDYNSVCNEHETSTTEGATHHRSAGFNDWLFNQGLIDIGFSGSRFTWAAWLTHEDFHKVVRNEWHDQHTLSDNVSKLANTLSSWNFSTFGNIHHRKRKLVARIEGVQRSLGNQARHSLFQLEAKLRRELDKVLEQEELLWFQKSREEWIVSGDRNTKFYHTSTMVKRSRSKIEALKDDNDIWITDTDLLKDKIRDFYTSLYTSDQTCAPSQVGRCCFPPLPEAHSLALHTPFSPDEVKRALFDMSPFKAPGPDGIPAGFYQKMWHIVGKSTCDYALNFFESGETPLGTNDTFLTLIPKVPNPEFVTQFRPISLCNVSYKILTKTMTNRLKTVMSDLIGPYQSSFVQGRQISDNIIVYQEVLHSMRKKSGAKGYMAIKIDLEKAFDRLSWEFIRETLTDVGLNKEWIRNIMNCITTSRLSILWNGEQMDWIKPNRGIRQGDSISPYIFVLCIERLSHIICEAVNNGSWKAIRLSRNGPHISHLLFADDMVLFAEASTDQLHIIMDCLNKFCLSSGQRVNFQKSHILFSRNVSATLANDLSSTSGIPLTTDLGRYLGVPSIHGRVTNNLFKKVLDRVKSRLEGWKTKYLSFAGRKVLVQSVLNAILLYSMQTNLLPMGVCSEIEKITRKFLWGGKIGKQKCHLVKWDVVSSPKSLGGLGIKRMYPLNQALLTKLGWRLMEEKESLWTLVLKGKYTRNSTDSRSFKSRQGSSKVWQGISKIMQYVEKGTKQVARNGTSTYFWTDKWIEKSPLYTFLLKSIDQADIQKKVHDYWIKGEGWDWGALSGLLPIDVENTLAAYILSEDQAIEDIRCWGNTITGKFSVSSAYELILNLYEQERDNSWGTIWKLEIPYLIRTFIWLVRHGKIMSNTERLKRGFTTNGSCALCQYELEDVDHIFRKCEEAKKIWCRLMPPKAFQTSLHPPFDAWLMRNLGHKSKTPKNLDWNILFAITLGGFGIGETTLSSTTRNWTWISKSSGSGVIYLKLNLPLLQRQFCQATVQVTPTLSSDGALHLKDGLHWT from the exons ATGACGATGAATTTTCTCTCTAAGTCTCAAGAGGAAAAAGACCTCCTTGAACGAAGCACGAAAAAATCGAAGATAGCAACAGAACATCGCGTTGTGGGATCCGACGATGTCAACATGGTGATAGAGACACCAAAGGCGACAACCATCGAAATGAAACAAAGCACTTTCAAAGAAACCCTGCTTGGGACCCAGGCAAATGACCTACCAAATAGATACAAGGAGAATGATGGATTTATATCGGACGACGACCTCTACGGAGAATATGAAGAGGATGAAGGATGCCCAGTTATCAAGATCTCGCAAGAGGAAAAAAGAAGACTTCGCAGACCCTGGCAGCAAACTTTAATTGTCAAGGTGATGGGCAG ATGTTACGAATTTGCGAAATACGGTGGTCCATGGTTGGTGCTAGACCATTACTTGATCGTCAAGGAATGGTACCCTAACTTTGATCCACTCTCGGATAATACAGAAAAAGTTTTGGTTTGGGTAAGATTCCCTTGTCTCCCCATTGAATATTACGATACAGATTTCCTAATGAAAATAGGTAGTAAGATTGGAAGGCCCATCCGAGTTGACCAAGCTACCAGCCTAGTCTCGAGAGGCAAATTCGCAAGAATATGCGTGGAGGTGGACATCAACAAACCACTCCTCGCTAAGTTTATGTTGAGAAGAAAAGTCCGTAAAATCGAGTACGAGGGCATCCACTTGATTTGCTTTACATGTGGGGTGTATGGTCATCGCCAAGGAGAATGCAAGGCCTCAAAGGCAGCTGAGAACTTCGACGGGGCGGCGGCACAGTCGACAAACGAGAGAGGAGAGCACAGCAAAGATCCTATTGAGCCAAATAGGAAAGTCCTAATTCCAGCAGAGGTTACGGAAACATTCGGGCCCTGGATGATGGTATCACGCCCTTCACGCAAATTTGACAAAAATAGATTCGGAAGGCCAGATAATTTTGGAAAACAGAATAACACAAGGGGTCCGGAAAATATACCCATCCACCACAACGGCGTGCACCACTCGAGTTTTGAAATACTAGGAGAGGAAGCCAACCACGATATGGGATTAAATGCAGATGGGCCCGAGAAGCACTATGATAACCCCACCCTAACAGGCCACTTAGAAGGTAAAGGAAGGAGACCCAATGTTCAAGTCAATTATAAAGAGGTCCACACACACAATAACGACAAGAGCAACTCTATAATTGATGAGAAACAAAGACACCATCTTAACAACAGGGGAAGACAGGGGTACCATTATCGAGCAAGACACGCTGAAGAAGAACATGTATTAGTTCGAGGATCACATGGGGGCACTCATATAACTCGGGAGGTAATTCATAACAAGCCAAGCCAGGATTCATGGGAGACCGACATCCTTCTGGAAGAAGATTTGGTTGATGAGCACCACCAAGACCCTCCCCTCATAACTAGACACCCAGGAGACGAAGATGTCATGGAACACGATGCAGATAATGGAGAAAACGATGTCGTCAAGGAGACTTT GTGCAATATTAATCCGCTTGATTTCTACATGAATCTCATGGTCTGGAATTGTCAAGGTGCGGCTTCTAAAGATTTGAACCGCTACCTCAAAGATATGATCAAATATCATAACCCAAAGATTGTAGGCTTGCTAGAGCCTCGTGTTTCAGGAACACATGCAGATGCCATATGTAACAAGATGAAATACGAGAACTGGGTGAGGGTTGAAGCAGTCGGGTTTAGCGGAGGCATTTGGATCTTTTGGAACGACGATGTCACCTTGGAGATTTTGTACTCCCACCCACAATTTGTCCTAGCACGTGTAGAGACAAACAATTCAGTTCCTTGGTTCCTTACAATAGTCTATGGAAGTCCAAATCCCACTCTTCGAAAGAGACTTTGGCAAGATCTCACCAAGGAAAACCTTAACATACAAGGGTCGTGGCTATCTGTTGGTGACTACAATTCTGTGTGTAACGAGCACGAAACTAGTACAACCGAAGGTGCAACCCACCATAGAAGTGCTGGATTCAACGATTGGCTTTTCAACCAAGGCCTTATAGATATTGGTTTCTCCGGATccagattcacttgg GCAGCCTGGCTCACCCATGAAGATTTCCACAAAGTAGTTCGAAACGAATGGCATGACCAACATACGCTCAGTGATAATGTTTCAAAATTGGCCAATACACTTTCCAGTTGGAACTTCTCAACATTTGGAAATATCCACCATCGAAAGAGAAAGTTAGTGGCAAGAATAGAGGGTGTGCAAAGAAGTTTGGGTAACCAAGCTCGACATAGTCTTTTTCAACTTGAAGCTAAATTGCGAAGAGAATTAGACAAAGTTCTGGAACAGGAAGAACTCTTGTGGTTTCAAAAATCTAGGGAGGAATGGATAGTCTCCGGTGATAGAAACACCAAATTCTACCATACCTCTACCATGGTCAAAAGAAGTAGAAGTAAGATCGAAGCCCTCAAGGATGATAATGACATTTGGATAACAGATACGGACCTACTGAAAGACAAAATCAGAGATTTCTACACCTCTCTGTACACCTCAGACCAGACATGTGCACCCTCCCAGGTGGGAAGATGCTGCTTCCCACCACTGCCAGAAGCTCATTCACTCGCTTTACATACACCTTTTTCCCCAGACGAGGTTAAGCGTGCTCTCTTTGACATGTCTCCGTTCAAAGCTCCCGGACCAGATGGCATCCCTGCCGGTTTCTATCAGAAAATGTGGCACATCGTTGGTAAATCTACATGTGATTATGCTCTTAATTTCTTTGAATCAGGAGAAACTCCATTGGGAACAAATGATACTTTCCTCACATTGATCCCGAAAGTCCCAAACCCGGAATTCGTAACCCAATTTAGACCAATTAGCCTCTGCAATGTAAGCTATAAAATCCTCACCAAAACCATGACCAATCGGCTAAAGACTGTTATGTCTGATCTCATTGGGCCATACCAGAGCAGCTTCGTCCAAGGGCGCCAAATTTCAGACAATATCATTGTGTATCAAGAGGTACTTCACTCCATGAGGAAAAAATCTGGTGCAAAAGGGTATATGGCCATAAAAAttgacttagagaaagccttcgaTAGACTCTCATGGGAATTTATACGGGAAACACTTACTGACGTGGGCCTCAACAAGGAATGGATCAGAAACATCATGAATTGCATCACAACTTCCAGGCTGTCTATCTTGTGGAATGGGGAACAAATGGACTGGATCAAACCCAACAGAGGAATTAGACAAGGGGACTCAATATCTCCATACATATTTGTTCTTTGTATAGAGCGTCTTAGCCACATTATTTGCGAGGCCGTGAATAATGGATCCTGGAAAGCCATCCGGCTATCTAGAAATGGTCCTCACATATCACACTTGCTCTTTGCTGATGATATGGTTCTTTTTGCTGAAGCTTCAACCGACCAGCTGCATATTATCATGGATTGTTTGAACAAATTCTGCTTAAGTTCTGGACAAAGAGTCAACTTCCAAAAATCTCATATCCTATTTTCCAGAAATGTGAGCGCTACGTTGGCAAATGACTTATCCTCTACTTCAGGGATCCCACTAACGACAGACCTAGGTAGGTATCTAGGAGTGCCATCTATACACGGAAGAGTCACCAACAACCTGTTCAAGAAAGTGCTAGACAGAGTCAAATCGAGGCTTGAGGGATGGAAAACCAAGTACTTGAGCTTTGCAGGAAGAAAAGTATTAGTTCAATCGGTACTCAATGCAATCCTACTTTACTCTATGCAGACGAACCTATTACCCATGGGAGTATGCTCCGAAATCGAGAAAATCACCCGGAAGTTTCTATGGGGAGGGAAGATTGGGAAACAAAAATGTCACCTGGTTAAGTGGGATGTAGTATCCTCCCCCAAATCTCTAGGTGGGCTAGGCATAAAAAGAATGTATCCTCTAAACCAAGCTTTATTGACAAAGCTAGGTTGGAGACTAATGGAAGAAAAAGAGAGCCTCTGGACACTAGTACTGAAAGGAAAATACACACGCAATAGCACCGATAGTAGGAGCTTCAAATCTAGACAAGGTTCATCTAAGGTGTGGCAAGGGATTTCCAAGATAATGCAGTACGTGGAAAAAGGAACAAAACAAGTAGCACGCAATGGGACATCTACTTACTTTTGGACAGACAAATGGATAGAAAAATCCCCACTGTACACATTTCTACTCAAGAGCATTGATCAAGCTGACATTCAAAAAAAAGTTCATGATTACTGGATCAAAGGCGAAGGTTGGGATTGGGGGGCTCTATCCGGGTTACTACCAATTGATGTGGAAAATACATTGGCAGCCTATATCCTAAGTGAAGACCAGGCCATAGAGGACATCAGATGCTGGGGAAACACAATCACAGGTAAATTCTCTGTTAGCTCGGCCTATGAGCTAATACTGAATTTGTATGAGCAGGAAAGGGACAACTCTTGGGGAACCATCTGGAAGCTGGAAATTCCTTATCTAATAAGAACCTTTATTTGGTTAGTAAGACATGGGAAGATTATGAGCAACACCGAAAGACTGAAACGAGGCTTCACCACTAACGGTTCATGTGCCCTATGTCAATATGAATTGGAAGACGTTGATCACATCTTCCGAAAATGCGAAGAAGCTAAGAAAATTTGGTGCAGACTTATGCCTCCTAAGGCGTTCCAAACTTCCCTCCATCCACCCTTTGATGCATGGCTTATGAGAAACTTAGGACATAAATCCAAGACCCCCAAAAATCTGGATTGGAACATACTCTTTGCCATTACGCTTGGTGGATTTGGCATTGGCGAAACAACTTTGTCTTCAACAACACGAAATTGGACGTGGATCTCAAAGAGCAGCGGATCAGGAGTCATCTATCTCAAATTAAATCTGCCTTTGCTTCAAAGACAGTTCTGCCAAGCCACAGTCCAGGTTACACCAACTCTATCATCCGATGGAGCCCTCCACCTAAAGGATGGACTTCATTGGACGTAG